From Vicia villosa cultivar HV-30 ecotype Madison, WI unplaced genomic scaffold, Vvil1.0 ctg.000938F_1_1, whole genome shotgun sequence, the proteins below share one genomic window:
- the LOC131632367 gene encoding glucan endo-1,3-beta-glucosidase-like, whose protein sequence is MIFLFLFFVLIGLDASVTAQQTIGVCYGQVADNLPPKDQVIKLFQTKKFGRMRIFNPDQATLEALKGSNIELVIGVANEDIKSIANDISAANAWVQNNIVKFSKDVKFKYIGVGNEIDPANNDIAQSVPLAMKNIDSALASANLKSQIKVSTVIYMGLLGSSYPPSAGAFNEASTSYMTQVVSFLVESGAPLLANVYPYFAYISNTKDISLDYALFKQSGNNDVGYQNLFDAQLDAIYAALAKVGGSNLKIVVSESGWPSAGGDGASIENAGAYYTNLIAHVNGGKGTPAKPGQDIETYLFAMFDEYQKPGAESEKHFGLFHADQSPKYSI, encoded by the exons ATGATTTTCTTGTTCTTATTTTTTGTGCTTATTGGGTTGGATGCATCAGTAACCG CCCAACAAACAATAGGAGTATGCTATGGACAAGTAGCAGACAACTTGCCTCCAAAAGATCAAGTAATAAAGCTTTTccaaaccaaaaagtttggaagaatGAGAATCTTCAATCCAGATCAAGCAACCTTGGAAGCTTTAAAAGGTTCCAACATCGAACTTGTGATCGGTGTCGCGAATGAAGACATCAAATCAATTGCCAATGATATTTCAGCCGCTAATGCTTGGGTTCAAAACAATATCGTAAAATTCTCTAAAGATGTCAAGTTCAAGTACATTGGTGTTGGAAACGAAATAGATCCTGCTAATAATGATATAGCACAATCTGTTCCCCTTGCAATGAAGAACATTGATTCAGCACTAGCATCTGCTAACCTAAAATCTCAAATAAAGGTTTCAACGGTTATATACATGGGTTTGTTAGGAAGTTCGTATCCTCCTTCTGCAGGAGCATTTAACGAAGCTTCAACTTCATATATGACGCAAGTAGTTAGTTTTCTCGTGGAGAGTGGTGCACCGCTTCTTGCAAATGTGTATCCATATTTTGCTTATATTAGTAATACGAAAGATATTTCTCTTGATTATGCTCTTTTTAAGCAATCAGGAAACAATGATGTTGGGTACCAAAACCTCTTTGATGCACAACTGGATGCAATATATGCTGCTCTTGCCAAAGTCGGAGGCTCGAATTTGAAAATTGTTGTGTCTGAGAGTGGATGGCCATCTGCAGGTGGAGATGGAGCCTCAATTGAGAATGCTGGAGCATATTATACTAATCTCATTGCTCATGTTAATGGTGGTAAAGGGACTCCAGCTAAACCTGGTCAAGATATTGAGACTTATTTGTTTGCTATGTTTGATGAATATCAGAAGCCTGGTGCAGAATCAGAAAAACACTTTGGTCTTTTCCATGCTGATCAATCACCTAAATATTCAATATGA